One Lentibacillus cibarius DNA window includes the following coding sequences:
- a CDS encoding electron transfer flavoprotein subunit alpha/FixB family protein — MGQKILVIGEARDGVLRNVTFEAIAAAKKIDTDGDIVGMLCGDKELADQAQEMIYHGADRVVTVSHKSLKEYTSEGYGQAIKAVVNDESPDTIVMGHTAIGKDVTPKIASKLESGLISDATDIETQEDRPVFIRPIYSGKAFEKKVITSGLTFVTIRPNNIKPLERDTSRTGEVSTKDVDVKDIHTVIKDVIRKASEGVDLSEANVIVAGGRGVKSEDGFKPLYELAEVLGGAVGASRGACDAEYCDYSLQIGQTGKVVTPDLYIAVGISGAIQHLAGMSNAKVIVAINKDPESNIFNVADYGIVGDLFEVIPALTEEIKKVK; from the coding sequence ATGGGTCAAAAAATACTCGTCATAGGAGAAGCAAGAGATGGTGTTTTACGTAATGTAACGTTTGAGGCTATTGCTGCTGCCAAAAAAATCGATACAGATGGGGACATCGTTGGTATGTTGTGCGGTGATAAGGAGCTGGCCGATCAGGCACAAGAGATGATCTATCACGGAGCGGACCGAGTTGTGACCGTTTCACATAAGAGTTTGAAGGAATATACATCGGAAGGGTATGGACAGGCGATTAAGGCTGTGGTGAATGATGAATCGCCGGACACTATTGTCATGGGACATACAGCGATTGGGAAAGATGTGACTCCAAAAATAGCAAGTAAGCTTGAATCTGGACTCATTTCAGATGCCACTGACATTGAAACACAAGAGGATAGGCCGGTATTTATTAGACCAATTTATTCCGGCAAAGCATTTGAAAAGAAAGTAATTACGAGTGGACTCACTTTTGTAACGATTCGTCCAAACAACATTAAGCCGCTTGAACGTGATACGTCACGAACTGGGGAAGTGTCCACAAAAGATGTTGACGTAAAGGACATTCATACAGTGATTAAGGATGTTATCCGTAAAGCCTCCGAAGGTGTTGATTTGTCAGAGGCAAACGTGATTGTTGCCGGTGGTCGTGGTGTGAAAAGTGAAGATGGATTCAAACCTTTATATGAACTTGCAGAAGTTTTAGGAGGTGCGGTAGGGGCTTCCCGTGGTGCGTGTGATGCTGAATACTGCGATTACTCACTGCAAATTGGTCAGACTGGCAAAGTGGTTACCCCCGACCTTTATATTGCCGTCGGTATATCAGGAGCCATTCAGCACCTTGCCGGCATGTCGAATGCAAAGGTAATCGTGGCCATTAATAAAGATCCCGAATCAAATATTTTTAATGTCGCTGATTATGGCATCGTTGGAGATCTCTTCGAAGTCATCCCGGCGTTGACAGAAGAGATTAAGAAAGTGAAGTAG
- a CDS encoding enoyl-CoA hydratase, with the protein MAVINYEVEKQIAVLTIQSPPANALSSNLLNGLEETLDKIENDTNIKTIVIKGDGKFFSAGADIKEFTSLQNASEYRSLSEKGQQIFDRMEHFPIPIIAAIHGAALGGGLELALACHIRIGSDSAKLGLPETTLGIIPGFAGTQRLPRFVGSAKAYEMILSGEPISGNEAKAFGLLNRVTKEEDVFDTAYELAETIAAKSKLSITSVMELIPYAKTEQFQKGIQQESEAFAKIFGSEDAKEGVQAFIDKRKPNFKDK; encoded by the coding sequence TTGGCTGTGATTAACTATGAAGTAGAGAAACAGATTGCGGTGCTGACTATCCAAAGCCCACCCGCAAATGCACTGTCTAGTAATCTGTTAAACGGTCTTGAAGAGACGTTGGACAAAATTGAAAACGATACCAATATCAAGACTATTGTGATTAAAGGTGATGGTAAATTCTTTTCTGCTGGAGCAGACATCAAAGAATTCACTTCTTTGCAAAACGCATCGGAATATCGGTCTCTATCAGAAAAAGGACAGCAAATTTTTGACAGAATGGAGCATTTTCCGATTCCAATTATTGCCGCTATACACGGTGCTGCTTTGGGCGGCGGTCTGGAGTTGGCGTTGGCATGCCACATCCGCATTGGTTCCGATAGCGCTAAACTTGGGCTTCCAGAGACAACACTCGGTATCATTCCCGGCTTTGCCGGTACCCAGCGCCTGCCTCGTTTTGTCGGATCAGCGAAGGCATATGAGATGATTTTAAGTGGTGAGCCGATTAGCGGGAATGAAGCTAAAGCGTTCGGACTCCTAAACCGTGTTACAAAGGAAGAAGATGTGTTTGACACGGCATACGAACTCGCCGAAACCATTGCGGCAAAAAGCAAGCTGTCTATTACCTCAGTCATGGAATTAATTCCATATGCTAAAACTGAACAATTTCAAAAAGGCATCCAGCAGGAGTCGGAAGCATTTGCAAAGATTTTTGGCTCGGAGGATGCCAAGGAAGGCGTGCAAGCCTTTATTGACAAGCGCAAACCGAATTTCAAAGATAAATAG
- a CDS encoding long-chain-fatty-acid--CoA ligase, whose protein sequence is MMTETRCWHTYYPDEIPLTINYNEKPLHAFLELTAKQSPKKRALYFKGKELTFAAVYSQAKKVAGYLQSLGLRKGDRVAIMLPNCPQSVISYYGVLMAGGIVVQTNPLYKERELEYQLNDSGAVFIICLDVLFPIVSGVRNNTALKHVIVSSIKDYLPFPKNFIYPFIQRKEYKRIVDVKSSAITHRWKVIMTTGSEQFTPVTVDPHQDLALLQYTGGTTGHPKGVMLTHYNLTTNSQMARHWLHRTTSGEESIIGLLPLFHVYGMTVVMNLSIMYGFKMILIPKFDVEDVLKTIQTQKPTMFPGAPTIYVGLLNHPSLKKYDLTSIDACISGSAPLPGDVQEQFEKETNGRLVEGYGLTETSPVTHANFVWGKRVTGSIGVPWPDTDAKIIDMETGEAAETGKIGELVVKGPQVMQGYWNNQEETNRVVQDGWFFTGDMGYMDEDGFFYIVDRKKDMIIAGGYNIYPREVEEVLYEHEAVQEAVVAGIPDPYRGETVKAYVVLNSGYDVTEEDLNTFCRNRIAVFKVPRIYEFRNELPKTAVGKILRRKLVEEDQKKMNK, encoded by the coding sequence ATGATGACCGAAACAAGATGCTGGCATACCTATTATCCCGATGAGATTCCACTTACTATCAATTATAATGAGAAGCCATTACATGCGTTTCTGGAACTGACTGCTAAACAGTCGCCTAAAAAGAGAGCGCTTTATTTTAAGGGGAAGGAACTTACCTTTGCTGCTGTTTATTCACAAGCCAAGAAGGTAGCAGGTTATCTGCAATCCCTAGGGCTTAGAAAAGGTGATCGGGTAGCTATTATGCTGCCAAACTGTCCGCAGTCAGTCATTAGTTACTATGGTGTTTTAATGGCCGGCGGAATCGTTGTTCAGACAAACCCACTGTATAAGGAGCGGGAACTTGAATATCAATTGAATGATTCCGGAGCAGTGTTCATTATTTGCTTGGATGTGCTTTTTCCAATCGTTTCCGGTGTTCGCAACAATACAGCATTGAAACATGTCATCGTATCCAGCATTAAGGATTATTTGCCATTTCCTAAAAATTTCATTTACCCCTTTATTCAACGCAAAGAATACAAACGGATAGTCGATGTGAAGTCGTCTGCGATTACGCATCGATGGAAAGTTATAATGACCACTGGAAGCGAGCAATTTACGCCTGTGACAGTTGATCCTCACCAAGATTTGGCGCTTTTGCAATATACCGGCGGCACCACCGGGCATCCCAAGGGGGTTATGCTTACCCATTACAATCTTACTACGAATAGCCAAATGGCGCGTCACTGGCTCCATCGGACAACATCGGGAGAAGAATCTATCATAGGCCTATTACCGTTGTTTCATGTGTACGGAATGACTGTTGTCATGAATTTGTCCATAATGTATGGCTTCAAGATGATTTTAATACCGAAGTTTGATGTAGAAGATGTTCTGAAAACCATTCAAACACAAAAACCGACGATGTTCCCTGGCGCACCTACCATATATGTAGGTTTATTGAACCATCCCAGTCTAAAAAAATACGACTTGACATCCATTGACGCATGTATTAGCGGATCAGCCCCATTACCCGGTGATGTGCAAGAACAATTTGAAAAGGAGACAAATGGTAGACTAGTCGAAGGGTATGGATTGACCGAAACATCACCGGTAACACATGCTAATTTCGTTTGGGGGAAGCGTGTTACTGGCAGTATTGGTGTCCCCTGGCCTGACACAGACGCTAAAATCATTGATATGGAGACAGGCGAGGCGGCGGAGACTGGCAAGATTGGTGAACTTGTTGTTAAAGGTCCGCAAGTGATGCAAGGCTATTGGAACAATCAGGAGGAAACTAATCGAGTGGTGCAGGACGGCTGGTTTTTCACCGGAGACATGGGATATATGGATGAAGATGGGTTTTTTTATATTGTCGACCGCAAGAAAGATATGATTATTGCCGGTGGTTATAATATTTATCCTCGAGAAGTAGAAGAAGTGCTGTATGAGCATGAAGCAGTTCAAGAAGCCGTCGTGGCAGGTATTCCAGACCCTTACCGCGGAGAAACAGTAAAAGCGTATGTGGTATTGAATTCAGGTTATGATGTGACAGAGGAAGATTTGAATACATTTTGCCGAAACCGGATTGCCGTATTTAAAGTGCCAAGAATTTATGAATTTCGCAATGAATTGCCGAAAACAGCAGTAGGCAAGATTTTGCGTCGAAAGTTAGTCGAAGAAGATCAAAAGAAAATGAACAAATGA
- a CDS encoding electron transfer flavoprotein subunit beta/FixA family protein, which translates to MNIYVLLKRTFDTEEKIVVSDGQIEDEGAEYIINPYDEYAVEEAINQRDQHGGEVTVVTVGDEEAEKQLRTALAMGADKAVLINTEDDLEDGDQFTTAKVLEAYFDDKEADLILAGNVAIDEASGQVGPRLAESLDINYITTITSLEIDGETAAIDKDVEGDVEKIETTLPLLVTCQQGLNEPRYPSLPGIMKAKKKPLEELELDDLDLDEEDVEAKTETIDIFLPPEKEAGRILEGEVDEQVKELVSLLKDDKKVL; encoded by the coding sequence ATGAATATTTATGTACTGCTGAAGAGGACATTTGATACGGAAGAGAAAATAGTTGTATCCGACGGTCAAATCGAGGATGAAGGTGCGGAATATATTATTAACCCTTATGATGAGTATGCGGTAGAAGAGGCAATAAATCAGCGTGATCAACACGGCGGTGAAGTTACGGTTGTCACTGTCGGTGATGAAGAAGCTGAGAAACAGTTGCGCACTGCTCTTGCGATGGGTGCAGACAAGGCTGTTTTGATCAATACAGAAGATGACTTGGAAGATGGTGACCAATTCACTACAGCTAAGGTTCTTGAAGCCTACTTCGACGATAAAGAAGCTGATTTGATACTTGCCGGAAATGTCGCTATAGACGAGGCTAGCGGACAAGTAGGACCACGGCTTGCTGAAAGCCTTGATATCAACTACATTACGACAATCACCTCGTTAGAAATTGACGGAGAAACAGCTGCTATAGACAAAGATGTAGAAGGCGATGTGGAGAAAATAGAAACAACGTTGCCTTTATTAGTGACCTGTCAGCAAGGGTTGAATGAACCAAGATACCCGTCACTTCCGGGGATTATGAAAGCAAAGAAAAAGCCGCTCGAAGAATTGGAATTGGATGATTTAGACCTTGATGAAGAAGATGTTGAGGCAAAAACGGAAACTATTGATATATTCCTACCACCAGAAAAAGAAGCCGGCCGGATACTGGAAGGCGAAGTTGACGAACAGGTAAAAGAATTAGTATCTCTGCTGAAAGACGATAAAAAAGTACTGTAA
- a CDS encoding TetR/AcrR family transcriptional regulator, producing the protein MKKQKPKYKQIIEAAVKVIAENGYHASQISKIAKQAGVADGTIYLYFKNKEDILISVFEEKMGQFIEQIAYSISEKVQANDKLLTLIEMHFRQLTADHHLAIVTQLELRQSNTALRVKINQILKPYLSVIDDIIIEGTEQGLFRDGLNVPLARQMIFGTLDEIVTNWVINEQKYDLVKQAPAVHAFITNGLSVKN; encoded by the coding sequence ATGAAGAAGCAAAAACCCAAATACAAACAAATTATTGAAGCAGCCGTGAAAGTGATTGCTGAGAATGGTTACCATGCTTCCCAAATTTCCAAAATCGCTAAACAAGCGGGAGTTGCCGACGGGACGATTTACCTTTATTTCAAAAATAAAGAAGATATCCTGATATCTGTTTTTGAAGAAAAAATGGGACAATTTATTGAACAAATTGCCTACAGTATCAGTGAAAAGGTTCAAGCTAACGATAAGTTGCTGACATTAATTGAAATGCATTTCCGACAGTTAACGGCAGATCATCACTTGGCTATTGTTACACAGCTGGAACTGCGCCAATCAAACACGGCACTCCGGGTGAAAATTAATCAGATTTTAAAACCCTATTTGTCAGTTATAGATGATATAATTATAGAAGGAACGGAGCAAGGACTTTTTCGTGATGGGTTGAATGTTCCGCTGGCCAGACAGATGATTTTTGGCACATTGGATGAGATTGTGACAAATTGGGTTATCAATGAGCAAAAATATGATCTTGTCAAGCAAGCACCAGCCGTTCATGCGTTCATTACAAATGGTCTTTCCGTTAAGAATTAG
- the trxA gene encoding thioredoxin, producing MAIEHVTDQNFNEQVAEGLVLADFWAPWCGPCKMIAPVLEEIDGEMEDKVQIVKLDVDENQETAGKYGVMSIPTLLLFKDGKVVDQVVGFQPKEALIDLINKHAA from the coding sequence ATGGCGATTGAACATGTCACTGATCAGAATTTCAATGAGCAGGTAGCTGAAGGGTTAGTGTTGGCCGATTTCTGGGCACCATGGTGTGGACCTTGCAAAATGATTGCACCGGTTCTGGAAGAAATTGATGGTGAAATGGAAGATAAAGTGCAAATTGTAAAACTTGATGTGGATGAGAACCAGGAAACCGCCGGCAAATATGGTGTAATGAGTATTCCAACATTGTTATTATTCAAGGATGGAAAAGTGGTCGATCAAGTCGTAGGATTCCAACCAAAGGAAGCGTTAATCGACTTGATTAACAAACATGCCGCATAA
- the uvrC gene encoding excinuclease ABC subunit UvrC, with the protein MNQQINEKLAVLPSQPGCYLMKDKNNTVIYVGKSKKLKNRVRSYFTGANDKKTQRLVQEIMDFEYIVTTSEMEALILEMNLIKKYDPKYNVLLKDDKTYPYLKITSERHPRLLITRNVKKDKGKYFGPYPNVLAARETKKLLDKLYPLRKCNNPPGRVCLYYHMGQCLACSEKPASKETYKEIIHNITSFLHGGHKTIKQDLTNKMHEASESLNFERAKELRDLIQHIESVMEQQRMTLNDQVNRDIFGYSYDKGWMCVQVFFVRQGKLIERDVSIFPFFDDPEDTFLSYVGRFYLHQQHLKPKQILVPIGTETELLKDLLEVYVHTPFRGRKKQLVDLAVKNASIALEEKFSLIERDEERTIQAVERLGDVLHIEVPHRIEAFDNSNIQGTDPVSAMVVFTDGRPNKKEYRKYKIRNVEGPDDYDTMREVIRRRYTRVLKENQPLPDLIIVDGGKGQMNAAMDVLENELGLDVPLCGLAKDEKHKTSELLYGTPPTPIDLPRKSQEFHLVQRIQDEVHRFAISFHRQLRGKNLFRSELDKIPGVGEKRKQILLHHFKSVNEIRNAEVDDIIKLGVPRNVAESILSHLKEKGTT; encoded by the coding sequence ATGAACCAGCAAATAAATGAAAAACTGGCTGTACTTCCATCACAGCCCGGATGCTATTTGATGAAAGACAAAAACAATACAGTGATATATGTGGGAAAATCTAAGAAGCTCAAAAACAGGGTTCGGTCATATTTTACTGGAGCAAATGATAAAAAAACCCAGCGGTTGGTTCAAGAAATTATGGACTTTGAATATATTGTCACTACTTCAGAGATGGAAGCACTTATTTTAGAAATGAATTTAATCAAAAAGTATGATCCAAAATACAACGTCCTATTAAAAGATGATAAAACATACCCATACTTAAAAATAACCTCCGAGCGACATCCAAGACTCTTAATTACGCGCAATGTTAAAAAGGATAAGGGGAAGTATTTCGGTCCATATCCGAACGTGCTGGCGGCCAGGGAGACGAAAAAACTTCTTGATAAATTGTATCCACTTCGTAAATGCAATAATCCGCCGGGCCGTGTCTGTCTTTATTATCATATGGGGCAGTGTCTGGCTTGCAGTGAGAAGCCAGCATCAAAGGAAACGTATAAGGAGATTATCCACAATATAACTTCTTTTTTACATGGTGGACATAAAACAATTAAGCAAGATTTGACTAACAAAATGCACGAGGCAAGTGAGTCGCTTAATTTTGAACGGGCGAAAGAGCTTCGTGATCTTATTCAGCATATTGAGTCTGTTATGGAGCAGCAACGTATGACTCTGAATGATCAGGTCAATCGGGATATTTTTGGATATAGTTATGACAAAGGCTGGATGTGTGTACAAGTTTTCTTTGTCCGACAAGGTAAGTTAATTGAGCGGGATGTTTCTATTTTTCCGTTTTTTGATGACCCGGAAGACACATTTTTAAGTTATGTGGGCAGATTTTATCTTCATCAGCAACACTTGAAACCGAAACAGATTCTTGTACCGATTGGGACAGAAACGGAATTGTTGAAGGACCTTTTGGAAGTATATGTGCATACACCGTTTCGCGGAAGGAAAAAACAGTTGGTTGATTTGGCAGTGAAAAATGCTTCCATTGCGTTGGAAGAGAAATTTTCGCTTATCGAACGAGATGAGGAACGTACAATCCAGGCTGTAGAAAGACTGGGAGATGTTCTCCATATTGAAGTGCCGCACCGTATTGAGGCATTTGACAATTCCAATATTCAGGGAACGGATCCGGTTTCGGCGATGGTCGTTTTTACGGACGGACGGCCAAATAAAAAAGAATACCGGAAATATAAAATAAGAAACGTAGAAGGACCTGACGATTATGATACCATGCGTGAAGTTATTCGCCGCCGCTATACGCGCGTGCTGAAAGAGAACCAGCCCCTGCCGGATTTAATCATCGTCGACGGGGGAAAAGGACAGATGAATGCAGCGATGGACGTACTGGAAAATGAGCTTGGACTGGATGTCCCTTTATGTGGACTGGCAAAAGATGAGAAACATAAGACAAGTGAATTGTTATATGGTACTCCACCAACACCCATTGATTTACCGCGAAAGTCACAAGAATTTCACCTTGTACAGCGTATTCAAGATGAAGTGCACCGCTTTGCCATTTCTTTTCATAGACAATTGCGAGGGAAAAATTTGTTCCGCTCTGAATTGGACAAAATTCCGGGTGTCGGTGAGAAAAGGAAACAAATCCTATTGCACCATTTTAAATCGGTAAATGAAATTCGTAATGCCGAGGTGGATGATATTATAAAATTAGGCGTCCCTCGAAATGTGG